In Antechinus flavipes isolate AdamAnt ecotype Samford, QLD, Australia chromosome 3, AdamAnt_v2, whole genome shotgun sequence, a genomic segment contains:
- the LACC1 gene encoding purine nucleoside phosphorylase LACC1 isoform X1, which translates to MAEAVLIDFFGLKLNSQSNCVLLKTLKAVQNLHATNTKFLCIMHCHNLRCENNGEHDDNKNELINSLPIFPVGFEVISNSSMAAILYIIKQKLDEKNLTSIKIMTTLQRKALMKVFIHQLFTDVYHFEFEDLLLDLGESHIKESIEINTITNQELEEIQNDIKTYLRSLPGLKGELTILTSSFIPDIFIHGFTTRTGGISYIPTLSSCNLFSSTKRRDPKAVVQENLRRLAQAAGFDPEKFHRIKTDHANGVWIMGRKEPDSYDGLTTNQRGVTIAALGADCIPLIFADPVKKACGVAHSGWKGTLLGVAMATVNAMVAEYGCRLEDIRVVMGPSVGPCCFTLPRESAQAFYNLDPQCVRLIDSPNPYVDLRRATRILLERGGILPQNIQGDFKSDQNQNLDLCTSCHPEMFFSHVRDGINFGSQMGFILIRE; encoded by the exons ATGGCAGAAGCAGTATTGATCGATTTCTTTGGTTTGAAATTGAACTCTCAGAGTAATTGTGTGCTACTAAAAACATTGAAAGCTGTGCAAAACCTCCATGCCACAAATACCAAATTCCTTTGCATAATGCATTGCCATAATCTCAGATGTGAAAATAATGGTGAacatgatgataataaaaatgaattgattaaTAGTTTACCAATCTTTCCAGTGGGTTTTGAGGTTATAAGTAATTCCAGTATGGCTGCTATCTTatatataattaagcaaaaacttgatgaaaaaaatttgacTAGCATTAAAATAATGACAACACTGCAGAGGAAAGCACTAATGAAAGTTTTTATTCATCAACTCTTCACTGATGTTTACCATTTTGAGTTTGAAGACTTACTACTAGATTTGGGAGAAAGTCATATAAAAGAATCTATTGAAATAAATACTATTACAAACCAAGAATTAGAAGAAATCCAGAATGATATCAAAACATATTTGAGAAGTCTACCAGGACTGAAGGGGGAGCTCACCATTCTCACATCTTCCTTTATCCCAG ATATTTTCATACATGGCTTCACTACCAGGACAGGTGGGATATCTTACATACCCACTCTCAGTTCTTGCAACCTCTTCAGTAGTACTAAGCGTAGAGATCCCAAGGCTGTCGTTCAAGAAAATCTGCGAAGATTGGCTCAAGCGGCAGGCTTTGACCCTGAAAAATTTCACCGTATAAAG aCTGATCATGCTAATGGTGTCTGGATAATGGGTAGAAAAGAGCCTGATTCTTATGATGGACTAACAACCAACCAAAGAGGTGTTACCATAGCAGCTCTTGGTGCAGACTGTATACCTTTGATTTTTGCGGATCCTGTTAAAAAAGCATGTGGTGTCGCTCATTCAG GATGGAAGGGTACTTTGTTAGGAGTTGCTATGGCTACTGTCAATGCTATGGTAGCGGAATATGGCTGTCGCCTGGAAGATATTCGTGTTGTAATGGGCCCTTCAGTAGGACCTTGTTGTTTTACTCTTCCGAGAGAATCAGCACAGGCTTTTTATAATCTTGATCCTCAATGTGTAAGACTAATTGATTCACCAAATCCCTACGTTGATCTGCGTAGAGCCACTAG gattcTTTTAGAACGGGGAGGAATTCTTCCTCAGAATATTCAAGGTGATTTTAAATCTGATCAGAATCAAAATCTTGACCTTTGTACATCCTGTCATCCTGAGATGTTCTTCTCTCATGTCCGGGATGGCATTAATTTTGGGTCACAAATGGGCTTCATATTAATTAGAGAGTAA
- the LACC1 gene encoding purine nucleoside phosphorylase LACC1 isoform X2: MGRKEPDSYDGLTTNQRGVTIAALGADCIPLIFADPVKKACGVAHSGWKGTLLGVAMATVNAMVAEYGCRLEDIRVVMGPSVGPCCFTLPRESAQAFYNLDPQCVRLIDSPNPYVDLRRATRILLERGGILPQNIQGDFKSDQNQNLDLCTSCHPEMFFSHVRDGINFGSQMGFILIRE; this comes from the exons ATGGGTAGAAAAGAGCCTGATTCTTATGATGGACTAACAACCAACCAAAGAGGTGTTACCATAGCAGCTCTTGGTGCAGACTGTATACCTTTGATTTTTGCGGATCCTGTTAAAAAAGCATGTGGTGTCGCTCATTCAG GATGGAAGGGTACTTTGTTAGGAGTTGCTATGGCTACTGTCAATGCTATGGTAGCGGAATATGGCTGTCGCCTGGAAGATATTCGTGTTGTAATGGGCCCTTCAGTAGGACCTTGTTGTTTTACTCTTCCGAGAGAATCAGCACAGGCTTTTTATAATCTTGATCCTCAATGTGTAAGACTAATTGATTCACCAAATCCCTACGTTGATCTGCGTAGAGCCACTAG gattcTTTTAGAACGGGGAGGAATTCTTCCTCAGAATATTCAAGGTGATTTTAAATCTGATCAGAATCAAAATCTTGACCTTTGTACATCCTGTCATCCTGAGATGTTCTTCTCTCATGTCCGGGATGGCATTAATTTTGGGTCACAAATGGGCTTCATATTAATTAGAGAGTAA